TCTTCATTCAAACCTCTAAGACTGCGCTTCTTTGCTTTAAATTAACACCCTCTTTGATTAGGGTCAATATCGATATGTTTAAAAAGCTACGTTTACGTAACGATAAATCAAGTCAATAATCCATTTCGATAATCATTTTGATTAAATATTCTACCTCCAAAAGAGATAACTTAGCTCCCTAAAAGAAGATTAATCGAAAACCTGAGGTTACTGTATTTAGTGATAGAATAATTATCCCAGAAAACGCAGGTTCCTATGAGAATAAATTCACCCCTACCGAAGTTAGATTGAGCGGCAATAATTTCCTCAGTTCTTGAAAGAGATGTCGACACTTGACTCATTGCGACCACGGTATTTGATTTTCCTCTTATCTTTATCGATGAACAGCAGGGAAGTAATATCTTCTTAACCTTGTAATCGTGGCATAAAACTCTGGAAGTAACCAAGAGCAACTCATCCCCTCTGTGGTTGTTCAATTTATCCCTGACACAATCCTTTTTTAGAGTTAGACCAAAGTGAACAGAAATAGAATTAATACAGTCTGCTATCCCATCCTCATTATTATAGTACCCACACACTACCACTCTATTTCCTTTTTCGATAAAATTCATAACTTCCGTGACTTCTCTTTTAGTAAATGATTTCTCAGGATAGTTGAGCACTAAAACATCAAAGCCCTTAAGATACTCAAATGATTTTAATGTAGTAACCGATGCACCTGATTCAATGATTTTAGCCTTTAAAACGGAATAATAATAGTGATCATCAATTGTAAACTCCAGGTGAGAGATATCCCAACCTATTCTTATCTTTTTTCCCATATACAAACCTGTTCAATTCGTGAAGCACTATTATAGTGCTGTTTTGACATACCATCAAGGGCGACGGCTTGACCGTGGGTACGGAGGAAAAATAAGGGATATCAACATAAATTCTGACGGCTTGGAAAACCTCGCTGATCGGAATTTCGTATGAACCACATCTTAAATTCCTATCTCAGGAGCGATTCATGAATTGCCACAATATCCCGTATCAATTGGCGAAAAAAACCGAAACATTGCTTTTACAGGCATCTATCTCTCTAAATGGAAGGAATATCCAACCTCTTCCCGATAGACCTTACGCTCGCTAGCTTATAAATATGGGCCGCAACTGCAATATCTTCGATCGCGATTCCAAGAGACTTAAAAAGAGTGATCTCTTCGTTGTTGTTCCTACCATTTACCTTGCCCGTAACCACCTCTCCAAGCTCATATATCCTTTCCCACCAAAGTCTCCCCTTTTCTACTAATGGCATGAATTCACCCGCTTCAATCTTCGATTGTTCCTTTGACTCAACTACGATTACGTCGCTCTTGCTCACGCATAGCTCATCTATTTCGCGTTTGAATAGGAAATTTCCTCCAATCGCATTTATATGCACACCGGCTTCCAACCACTCTCCACTGAACACCGGCTGTACTGAGGTCGTGGATGTTATGACTATATCGACTTCATTTAAAGCATCTCTAGGTTTTTCAGCAGGAATTACTTCTATTTCAAGAAGGCTCCCCATCTCAACACAAAATGCTTTTCTTTTAGCGGGATCTCGACTGTAAACCGATATACTCTTAATTTCTCTTACGGCACAAACACCCATGGCCTGCCCCCTCGCCTGCCAACCTGCACCATAAATCCCTACCCGTGAGGAATCCTGTCTAGACATATGCTTTGTCGCAACAGAAGTCGCGGCACCTGTTCTGATCATACCCATATAGTTTCCATCCATAATTGACAGAAGTTCTCCGGTTTCAATATCATGAAGAAAAACCCTAAACTTTATTCCAGCTTTTGATGAGGTATAGGCCTTATAACCCATTACATTCAGGTGCGGAACCGCACCGGGAAGATAATGAAGCATACTCTTTGGTGTTTTGATCCTATTCCTGGAGTGGTTGATTATATTCCCTTTCCCCTGTTGCCTGAAAGTTTCTTCCAATATATGTACTGCGTCATCCATGTTCAAAAGCTCCTGAACCTCTGCTTCGCCTAAAAATAAAACCATGAGACACTCCTTCAATTTTGAATAATTAAGTATTGATTGTTACATTGAAAGTACCTATGAAAAGTTACCTTCGAGATATAATGAAACGCGCGTCATAGTCATCTACCTACTACCAGTATCACCCTCCTTTGTCTTGAATATGGAAGCACTAAATCACTAAATTTCAATAGCCTGAACTCCTTAGAAACGACCTTTGAATTCGACCATTCCTCCAAGCCGCTTTTCCCGCGCATAAGAATAATTTCCCCGTCATCAACCATATAAGGTTTGCTTATTTCAATCAATTTATCGACCGTCCCTACGGCCCTGGATATCACAAAGTCATAATAATACCTCTGAACCCCATTATCCTCTGATTCAGCCCTGGCGCATACCGCAGTGATCCTCTTGAGCCTTAGCTTTCTGATTACATCTGAGAGAAAATATACCTTTTTCTGGGTTGAATCGAGAAGCGTTACCTCAATAGAAGGATTTGCTATTTTAAGAGGAATGCCTGGAAAGCCAGCGCCTGATCCTATATCCAGCACCCTCGATTCTCCTTCTACAAAGTGAAAAATTGTTAATGAGTCCAAGAAATGCCTTATTACTATCTCTTTCTTATCTTTAATTGATGTTAGATTGATCTTTGTATTCCAGACCTGAAGGATATGCAAATAATCAAGAAAGAGTTGGATCTGCTCGGCGGAGAGAGTAATATTTAACTCATTCGCCCCTGAGATTAATATCTCTCTGGCATTCACAGTAAGGCCCTTATTGATATTGGGTGACTGATTACTATATTAGGCCTTCCCCTGTACATCCTTATTTTACCTATCACTTCTACAGGCTTACCCATATAATACTCTTCAGGGATAATATTGAAAAAACTGAAATTACTCAAGCTATCAGGGAATAATACAATATCAAGCACATCTTCCATATTCAAAACTAACACCTTATCTGACTTCCTATACTTTGTGATTTTTCCTCTGACAACCACACGCTGATCAATATATCTCGAAGCACTAGACGGATTTATAACAAAATTGCGGTTTCCCTCAGGGCGCTCTAAGCCTGAAATATCGCCCCAAATCCCGCTCCTGCCATCTTTAGCTTCCTTTTCCGCTTTTAGCAATCTTTCAGCATACTTATCATTAGGCTGGATGATTAAGCCTTTTGCGAGACCACTCCTTAATATTTGTTCATTCACAAAAATGTCACCAACAAAAACATACGCAAGTGTTCTACCATACGGATCGAACCTTTCCTTATCAAATTCCAGCCGGATCCTTTTTCCATCGACTAAATCCTTATTAATTCTCCTCGCTTCATCTGAAAGTGGATCCCCAGGCGCATCCAGAGACCCTACCTCCGGGGAATCTATACCCAGATATCTCACGTTGGTGCTTGAAATATCCTCAAGTATAATGGTATCCCCATCGATTACACTCTTCACCGTATATACATCATCGCCACTTAAATCAGATATAAAGAGGAAGGTCAATATCAGGAGTAAGAGTATGACGATCGAATATGGACTTTTAGTAATACTCTTGACTCGCTGCATGAATCTCATCTGTATAGATATCTTCATTCAATTTGTTGCTTCAATTAAATTCTTAATATCATCTCAAGATTGAGAATTACCTCACATTCGAAATTTTACAGCCTATTTTCAGTTAATTCATATCTCATTCAAGATTAACAAAGATACC
This genomic interval from Thermodesulfobacteriota bacterium contains the following:
- a CDS encoding ornithine cyclodeaminase family protein, which translates into the protein MVLFLGEAEVQELLNMDDAVHILEETFRQQGKGNIINHSRNRIKTPKSMLHYLPGAVPHLNVMGYKAYTSSKAGIKFRVFLHDIETGELLSIMDGNYMGMIRTGAATSVATKHMSRQDSSRVGIYGAGWQARGQAMGVCAVREIKSISVYSRDPAKRKAFCVEMGSLLEIEVIPAEKPRDALNEVDIVITSTTSVQPVFSGEWLEAGVHINAIGGNFLFKREIDELCVSKSDVIVVESKEQSKIEAGEFMPLVEKGRLWWERIYELGEVVTGKVNGRNNNEEITLFKSLGIAIEDIAVAAHIYKLASVRSIGKRLDIPSI
- the rsmG gene encoding 16S rRNA (guanine(527)-N(7))-methyltransferase RsmG, whose translation is MNAREILISGANELNITLSAEQIQLFLDYLHILQVWNTKINLTSIKDKKEIVIRHFLDSLTIFHFVEGESRVLDIGSGAGFPGIPLKIANPSIEVTLLDSTQKKVYFLSDVIRKLRLKRITAVCARAESEDNGVQRYYYDFVISRAVGTVDKLIEISKPYMVDDGEIILMRGKSGLEEWSNSKVVSKEFRLLKFSDLVLPYSRQRRVILVVGR
- a CDS encoding thermonuclease family protein, encoding MKISIQMRFMQRVKSITKSPYSIVILLLLILTFLFISDLSGDDVYTVKSVIDGDTIILEDISSTNVRYLGIDSPEVGSLDAPGDPLSDEARRINKDLVDGKRIRLEFDKERFDPYGRTLAYVFVGDIFVNEQILRSGLAKGLIIQPNDKYAERLLKAEKEAKDGRSGIWGDISGLERPEGNRNFVINPSSASRYIDQRVVVRGKITKYRKSDKVLVLNMEDVLDIVLFPDSLSNFSFFNIIPEEYYMGKPVEVIGKIRMYRGRPNIVISHPISIRALL